The following coding sequences lie in one Vibrio casei genomic window:
- a CDS encoding DUF1145 domain-containing protein: MKKIINIIAKLFMLVVWGVFILNFIRPFPGFTHVALNVMAIFMIFMHGLQSLLFSGNALGKEVTLTKWEKLSIFLFGTFALIDIKNKYLK; the protein is encoded by the coding sequence ATGAAAAAGATCATTAATATTATTGCCAAGTTATTTATGTTGGTAGTTTGGGGAGTCTTTATCCTTAATTTTATCCGACCTTTTCCTGGTTTTACTCATGTCGCGCTCAATGTCATGGCGATATTTATGATCTTCATGCATGGATTACAAAGTTTACTGTTTTCAGGTAATGCATTAGGCAAAGAAGTCACACTGACTAAATGGGAAAAGCTTTCCATCTTCCTATTTGGAACCTTTGCTTTAATAGATATTAAAAATAAATACTTAAAGTAA